The genomic stretch GTCGCGACCACGATTTTTTGATTTTTTAAATTTGCATTTGCCAGATTCTCCGGCACCGCCGCGACAATGCTCACACGATCCATTCCCAAATCCAGCACTTCAACCACATTCGCCTGCGTTTCTGCAATCCAATCGTATCCTGTAAAACCGGCATCGTGCGACCCCAATTCTACCAATTTGGGGATATTTTGCGGCTTCATGATTTTTGCTTCAATTTCCCGATCTTCCACTCGGGGAATGTAAACCCTCTCCGCTGTCTCCACGCCAAACCCGGCATCGTTCAAAAGCCCGACCACATTCGAATAAATTCGGCCTTTGGGAATGACTAATTTTAATTTTGCCATAAATTTGCTCCGCGTAAAATAGCCAGACGCCATTCCTTTTTGATAAGGATGGCATCTGCGTTCAACGAATTAAAGAAAATAAAAAATAGCTAATTTAACTTTTAAATGCAAGTGCTTTATCAGGGATTTTCCGGCGTAAATAGGCAGCCATAACTTTAAGGAGAGACACATCATCTTCCCCAATAACCAGATCGGTTGTGATTAAAAGAGAATTTTAATGATGACGAAAATAATCACACTCTCTCTGAATCGGGCAAATCTCACATTTTGGTTTGCGAGCGAAACAGATGGTTCTGCCCAATTTGAGGAAATTCATGTGCAGCGAGTAAGATTTTCCAGGCGGAACCAATGGCTGCATTTGCCAAAAGGTCTTTTCCGCTGTAGCCTTGTCCGGGACAAGACCCAGCCGTCGGCAAATTCGATGAACGTGTGTGTCCACCGGAAAAATATCAATGCCGCAGGAGAACATCATCACCACACTGATCGTCTTCACGCCCACGCCTTTGAGCCGGGTAAATTTTTCAATAATTTCATCCGGCTTCATGTCGCAGACAAAATCCAGTTCCAACTTTCCGTACTCATCGTAAATCCAGCGTAAAATCGCCTGAATGCGTTCGCTCTTCTGATTGGCAAGCCCGCCAGGACGAATGGCGTCGGCAATTACCTTGACATCGCCGCGCATGACTTGTTCCCAGGTGGAATATTTTTCCTGCAGTCGTCGATATGCTGTGTCGCGATTTTTGTCATTTGTGCTCTGCGAAAGAACCGTTAAAATCAAAGTGCTCAAAGGATCGCTGACATTTTTCCTTTGGGGAATTCCGAAAGCATTTTCTAATTTTTTGACAATCCGTTTCACCCGCTCCGGCCGGTCATCGTTTCTCGACATATTTTTGAAGTTCCTTTACTTAAATCAAATGTCGCCGACCTGACAGGTGGGCGACATCTTACCAAAAAGAGTGATTGATTCTCTCA from Calditrichota bacterium encodes the following:
- a CDS encoding endonuclease III, which produces MSRNDDRPERVKRIVKKLENAFGIPQRKNVSDPLSTLILTVLSQSTNDKNRDTAYRRLQEKYSTWEQVMRGDVKVIADAIRPGGLANQKSERIQAILRWIYDEYGKLELDFVCDMKPDEIIEKFTRLKGVGVKTISVVMMFSCGIDIFPVDTHVHRICRRLGLVPDKATAEKTFWQMQPLVPPGKSYSLHMNFLKLGRTICFARKPKCEICPIQRECDYFRHH